From Candidatus Cloacimonadota bacterium, one genomic window encodes:
- the ptsP gene encoding phosphoenolpyruvate--protein phosphotransferase, whose amino-acid sequence MKEVRGNSLAKGLAAGIAVYIDQRGLDVPQHKILPEETKEEETVYIQACAKAAAEIKEHLGAHSLNKNEMEILSSHLDILADPDIRKNIQNKILKEYKNAALAIQEAFSEAIEFFSSMQNEMFAQRAADFRDVRNRLLLKILKLESDPFAKLGPETIPIFHEIHPSEVSLLNKMGVRAYVCEVGSITSHSAILSRALSIACVGAIPDLREHIHEGDHLIIDGELGLVVNDPDDEALEFYAQKMQILELISQKQRLLREDPAITLSGRNITMTLNIGIPAEIDQVNELNADGVGLFRTEFLFLSRNDLPSEDEQYEIYHSLATKIAPKILTIRTFDLGGDKLTHSIDSPKEENPYLGNRGIRFSLAHPEVLRTQLRAILRASVLGNIRIMFPMIIDVEDFLQAKRELKSCADELYEQGVKYDYDIQVGTMVEIPSAAISSESLARECDFLSLGTNDLVQYTLAVDRNNDTVSRYFIQHHPAVLKLIRLTIASANKYNRSISVCGEMASLKEYTPLLIGMGISELSVNPSSLYDIKRVVRNCDEHLDNLVKNFDFSKSLNDIDNLVYHTLKKYYAKKGADL is encoded by the coding sequence ATGAAGGAAGTTCGTGGGAACAGCCTTGCCAAGGGATTGGCTGCGGGAATAGCGGTATATATTGATCAGCGTGGGCTGGATGTGCCCCAGCATAAGATTCTACCAGAAGAAACCAAGGAAGAAGAGACTGTATATATTCAAGCTTGCGCAAAGGCAGCAGCAGAGATCAAAGAACATCTAGGCGCACATAGCCTGAATAAAAACGAGATGGAGATACTGAGCTCTCATCTGGATATCCTGGCCGATCCCGACATTCGGAAGAATATTCAAAACAAAATCCTGAAGGAATACAAAAACGCAGCTCTGGCGATCCAGGAAGCCTTTAGCGAGGCAATAGAATTTTTCAGCAGTATGCAAAACGAGATGTTCGCTCAGCGGGCTGCTGATTTTCGGGACGTTCGCAACCGCCTATTGCTGAAGATTCTGAAGCTGGAGAGCGATCCCTTTGCTAAGTTGGGACCAGAGACCATACCCATATTCCACGAGATTCATCCCAGTGAAGTAAGTCTTTTGAACAAAATGGGTGTACGGGCTTATGTCTGTGAAGTGGGCAGTATTACTTCACACTCAGCGATTTTAAGCCGTGCGCTCAGCATAGCTTGTGTGGGCGCTATTCCCGATCTGCGGGAGCATATTCACGAAGGAGACCATCTCATCATCGACGGCGAACTGGGTTTGGTGGTAAACGATCCGGATGATGAAGCCCTGGAGTTCTATGCCCAAAAAATGCAGATACTGGAATTGATCTCCCAAAAACAGAGATTACTACGCGAAGATCCCGCCATTACTCTGTCTGGACGAAACATCACCATGACCTTGAACATCGGGATTCCTGCGGAGATTGACCAAGTGAATGAGCTCAATGCTGATGGTGTGGGTTTGTTCAGAACCGAATTTCTCTTCCTCTCACGCAATGACCTTCCTTCGGAAGATGAACAATACGAGATTTATCACAGTTTGGCAACAAAGATTGCGCCCAAGATCCTTACCATCCGCACTTTCGATCTGGGTGGGGATAAACTCACCCATTCCATAGACAGCCCCAAAGAAGAGAATCCCTATTTGGGAAACCGCGGTATCCGTTTTTCTTTGGCACATCCGGAAGTGCTACGCACACAGCTTCGCGCCATTCTGCGTGCCTCGGTTTTGGGCAATATCCGCATCATGTTTCCCATGATCATCGACGTAGAGGACTTTTTGCAGGCCAAAAGAGAATTGAAGTCCTGTGCGGACGAGCTGTATGAACAGGGTGTAAAGTACGATTACGACATCCAGGTGGGCACCATGGTCGAGATTCCCTCGGCTGCGATCAGCTCCGAATCTCTGGCCCGGGAATGCGATTTCCTTTCCCTGGGCACAAATGATCTGGTGCAATATACTTTGGCGGTGGATCGTAATAACGACACAGTGAGTCGCTATTTTATTCAACACCATCCGGCTGTGCTCAAATTGATCCGGCTCACCATTGCAAGTGCCAACAAGTATAACCGTAGCATATCAGTGTGTGGTGAAATGGCATCGTTGAAGGAATATACTCCGTTGTTGATCGGTATGGGGATCAGCGAATTGAGCGTGAATCCATCTTCATTATACGATATCAAGCGCGTGGTGCGTAACTGTGACGAGCATCTGGATAATCTGGTGAAGAACTTCGATTTTTCCAAATCACTAAATGACATAGACAACCTGGTATATCATACATTAAAGAAATATTATGCGAAAAAAGGGGCCGATTTATGA
- a CDS encoding HPr family phosphocarrier protein, with translation MMRKTVIVKNKLGLHARPSALLVRAATKYRSEFHIEKDGTQVNGKSIMGVMMLAAECGSSLELIADGVDEEYLIDEISEMISSGFGE, from the coding sequence ATGATGAGAAAGACAGTGATAGTAAAGAATAAGCTTGGTTTACATGCCCGTCCATCTGCTCTCTTGGTACGTGCAGCCACAAAGTACCGTTCGGAATTTCACATCGAAAAAGATGGTACCCAGGTAAACGGTAAAAGCATCATGGGTGTGATGATGTTGGCGGCGGAATGTGGTAGTTCTTTGGAATTGATCGCCGATGGAGTGGATGAAGAATATCTGATAGACGAAATCTCGGAAATGATTTCCTCCGGTTTTGGAGAGTAG
- the hprK gene encoding HPr(Ser) kinase/phosphatase — protein sequence MKEITVREFFDAKKKDLALSLVTEPETLSKKVSSPHVNRPGLALAGYLEVFSAERIQVFGETEVRYLQSMKEEDLVSRVRDMFKTDIPCIIISKGLTLPPVIEYLANDLNIALLSSRLSTINLIQHLSRYLQDIFALEKTIHATLVDVFGLGIMLTGKSGIGKSECALDLVHRGHSLVGDDLITLRYLDEQLYGRPGREFGHFMEIRGVGFVNVERMFGIERTRRQKTIDLQIELMPWQENMDYERIGLSNSYAEHLGVKIPIIYLPVSPGKNVSVIVEVAAMNMILKGVGYDAAEDFNRKIHDEIRKKTMQKKIEDDEKDSDSKE from the coding sequence ATGAAGGAAATCACAGTTCGAGAATTCTTTGATGCCAAGAAGAAGGATCTGGCTCTTTCCTTGGTTACAGAGCCGGAAACCCTCTCCAAGAAAGTGAGTTCGCCTCATGTGAACCGTCCGGGACTGGCCTTGGCCGGATATCTGGAAGTGTTTTCAGCAGAGCGCATTCAGGTCTTTGGCGAGACCGAGGTGCGCTATCTGCAATCCATGAAAGAAGAAGACCTCGTGTCCCGCGTGAGAGACATGTTCAAGACGGACATTCCCTGCATCATCATCAGTAAAGGTCTCACACTGCCCCCGGTGATAGAGTATCTGGCAAACGACCTCAATATTGCCCTGCTCTCCAGCCGGCTGTCCACCATCAATCTGATCCAGCATTTATCCCGCTATTTGCAGGATATCTTTGCCTTGGAAAAAACCATTCACGCTACATTGGTGGATGTGTTTGGACTGGGCATCATGCTCACCGGTAAAAGTGGTATCGGTAAGAGCGAATGCGCACTGGATCTGGTGCACAGGGGTCACAGTCTGGTGGGCGACGACCTCATCACGCTACGCTATTTGGATGAACAGCTTTATGGTCGTCCGGGGCGTGAGTTTGGACACTTCATGGAGATTCGTGGAGTGGGCTTTGTGAATGTGGAACGTATGTTTGGCATAGAGCGTACTCGCCGGCAAAAGACTATCGATTTGCAAATCGAGCTGATGCCATGGCAGGAAAACATGGATTACGAGCGTATCGGGCTGTCCAACAGTTATGCGGAGCATCTCGGGGTAAAGATTCCCATCATCTATCTGCCTGTATCTCCGGGGAAGAATGTATCTGTAATAGTAGAAGTGGCGGCGATGAATATGATCCTGAAGGGTGTTGGATACGATGCCGCTGAAGACTTCAACCGCAAAATCCACGACGAAATCCGCAAGAAAACCATGCAAAAGAAGATAGAAGATGATGAGAAAGACAGTGATAGTAAAGAATAA
- the raiA gene encoding ribosome-associated translation inhibitor RaiA, translating to MQITITARHFELTKAIRDYVESSCLKLKKYFDQIITIHVTLALENSRNLCELSLHAGKFGLQATAEEMDMYLSIDTSLEKMEAQIKKLKDRVTDHQKRALKEQFNDFSRASDIQVNNQDHARKTIKTKRVVTELMEIQEALDKMDASKEDFFIFRNIETDRINVLVKKDNENYKLFEP from the coding sequence ATGCAAATCACGATTACAGCACGCCATTTTGAACTGACAAAGGCGATCCGGGACTACGTGGAAAGTTCTTGCCTGAAACTAAAGAAGTACTTTGACCAGATTATCACCATCCACGTCACTCTGGCTTTGGAGAACAGCCGCAATCTCTGCGAGCTTTCTCTGCATGCCGGCAAATTTGGATTGCAGGCTACTGCAGAGGAGATGGATATGTACCTTTCCATCGACACATCTCTGGAAAAAATGGAAGCTCAGATAAAGAAACTGAAAGACCGTGTAACGGATCATCAGAAGCGGGCGTTGAAGGAGCAATTCAATGATTTCTCCCGCGCGTCAGACATACAAGTGAACAATCAGGATCACGCCCGTAAAACAATCAAAACCAAACGTGTGGTTACCGAACTGATGGAGATCCAGGAAGCCCTGGATAAGATGGACGCAAGTAAGGAAGATTTTTTCATCTTCAGAAACATCGAAACAGACCGCATCAATGTATTGGTTAAAAAGGACAACGAGAATTATAAGCTCTTTGAGCCTTAA
- the lpdA gene encoding dihydrolipoyl dehydrogenase, with protein sequence MGNYNVIVIGGGPGGYEAAIRLSQYGISCLLIEKERLGGVCLNRGCIPTKALVKSAELYREMREAEVYGLPATDIHLDYAQVFERKNKIVEQLVGGIEFLYRKRKIALHHSAVTEIIKHQDAFEVKTADDQSFKSKFVIIATGSTAKSLRGITIDEQDIMSSTGILQMDSLPESLAIVGGGVIGCEFASIYAAFGVKVSIIEFLPRLVALEDEEISKRLALALKKSGIKVMTNTAVHSIEKDGKEMLLKLGNESELRAEKVLLSVGRLPSYDIQSTGFDLKTDKGAISIDELMRTSEPGIYAIGDVTAKLQLAHTASKQGLLAAGHIAHLLKGTTARTCGLEYVNIPRCTFTNPEIGSVGYNEADAKEKFGEIIIGKFPFSASGKAMSMSATQGFVKTIARKDNGELVGMHIMGTGAAELIAQGAIMISGHMTAESIEDIVFAHPTLSEAIMESVEDLRELSIHKI encoded by the coding sequence TTGGGAAACTACAATGTAATAGTAATCGGCGGAGGTCCCGGAGGCTATGAAGCGGCCATTCGCCTCTCACAATATGGCATTAGCTGTCTGCTTATCGAAAAAGAACGCTTGGGCGGAGTGTGCTTGAACCGGGGTTGCATTCCTACGAAAGCACTGGTAAAAAGTGCCGAATTGTACCGGGAAATGCGTGAGGCGGAAGTATATGGCCTGCCTGCAACCGACATACACTTGGATTATGCGCAGGTGTTTGAACGCAAAAACAAGATCGTGGAACAACTGGTGGGCGGCATCGAATTTTTGTATCGGAAACGCAAGATTGCCCTGCATCACAGTGCAGTTACGGAAATCATCAAGCATCAGGATGCTTTCGAAGTAAAAACCGCAGATGATCAGAGCTTCAAATCAAAATTTGTGATAATTGCCACCGGCAGTACTGCCAAGAGCTTGCGCGGCATCACGATAGACGAGCAGGACATCATGAGTTCCACCGGCATCCTACAGATGGACAGCCTGCCTGAAAGCCTCGCAATAGTAGGCGGGGGTGTTATCGGTTGTGAATTTGCCTCCATCTATGCGGCTTTTGGCGTTAAAGTGAGCATCATAGAATTCCTGCCGCGTCTGGTAGCCTTGGAAGATGAAGAGATATCCAAACGCCTGGCCCTGGCGCTGAAGAAGAGCGGAATCAAAGTGATGACCAATACTGCGGTGCATAGCATAGAAAAAGACGGGAAGGAAATGCTCTTGAAACTAGGTAATGAGAGCGAATTGCGCGCCGAGAAAGTACTGCTTTCGGTGGGCAGGCTACCTTCGTATGACATTCAAAGTACAGGTTTTGACCTTAAAACAGATAAAGGAGCTATATCTATCGACGAATTGATGCGCACATCCGAACCCGGAATCTATGCCATCGGCGATGTGACGGCCAAGCTGCAATTGGCTCATACCGCCAGTAAACAGGGTTTGCTGGCAGCGGGACACATCGCACATCTGTTGAAAGGGACTACCGCTCGCACATGCGGTTTGGAATATGTGAATATTCCGCGTTGCACTTTCACCAATCCGGAAATTGGCTCAGTTGGCTACAATGAAGCTGATGCCAAAGAGAAATTCGGCGAGATCATCATCGGAAAATTCCCCTTCTCCGCCAGTGGGAAGGCCATGTCAATGTCTGCTACCCAGGGCTTTGTAAAGACTATCGCCAGAAAAGATAACGGCGAATTGGTGGGTATGCACATCATGGGTACTGGAGCCGCTGAGTTAATAGCTCAGGGCGCCATCATGATCTCAGGTCACATGACTGCAGAATCCATTGAGGATATCGTATTTGCCCATCCCACTCTTTCCGAGGCAATTATGGAATCCGTGGAAGATCTGCGCGAACTCTCCATTCACAAAATTTAA
- the rpoN gene encoding RNA polymerase factor sigma-54, with the protein MSTINQHLSLKQKQELALKPKMLQSLRMLALPILELESYIKQELESNPLLELRDEKDEEDLVDSDYEQAPPESNTPIEDVDATDEVSSAVAEARQLTDILDQWNEYHSGGEGYRSEGDSEQGDAMIRYEGDAKEKYLEQLYPLNLPEHEVDFITELVDSCDSYGFLPKDYPISRVAARFKVSARRAEELHEIVLHLSPKGISARDISECLVAQLDAEQKHNPIILGMVTFQFENLIHRRFQKIASYFNVSEDTIMTYRDQISKLDPKPGLRIMRNSAAYVYPDVTLKLIDGEYVVIINDHITPNIIISPRYRKMINRGYFDKETTSYVRERINSAKFLIKSIYMRMRTLEQVSLSIIKHQHDFFYNGSGVMQPLTYSAIAQDLGKSESTISRVVKHKYAETPYGVFAFKDFFTSTAGRDDNYESISRHKVKNCIIRLVDSEDKKKPLSDRALVEILKGEGLNISRRIIAKYRDEMGILNSRLRRK; encoded by the coding sequence ATGAGCACCATAAATCAACACTTGTCTCTGAAACAAAAACAGGAGCTCGCCCTCAAGCCCAAGATGCTACAATCCCTCAGGATGCTTGCGTTACCCATTCTGGAGCTGGAGAGTTACATCAAGCAAGAGCTGGAGAGCAATCCCCTGCTGGAGCTAAGAGATGAGAAAGATGAAGAGGATTTGGTAGATAGCGATTATGAACAGGCTCCACCGGAATCAAATACTCCAATAGAGGATGTGGATGCTACGGACGAGGTGTCCAGCGCTGTTGCCGAAGCTCGCCAACTGACCGATATTTTGGATCAGTGGAATGAATACCATTCCGGTGGTGAGGGATACCGCAGCGAGGGCGACTCGGAGCAGGGCGATGCAATGATACGCTATGAGGGAGATGCCAAAGAAAAGTATCTGGAGCAGCTCTATCCTCTGAATCTGCCGGAGCATGAAGTGGATTTTATAACGGAGCTGGTGGATAGCTGCGATTCATACGGTTTTTTGCCCAAGGATTATCCCATATCCCGGGTTGCCGCACGGTTTAAGGTGAGTGCCCGCCGGGCGGAGGAGCTTCACGAAATCGTGCTGCATCTGAGCCCCAAGGGGATATCTGCGAGGGACATCTCGGAGTGCCTGGTGGCCCAATTGGATGCGGAGCAGAAGCATAATCCCATCATTTTGGGCATGGTCACATTTCAATTTGAGAATCTTATACATCGGCGCTTTCAGAAGATTGCGTCTTACTTCAATGTGTCTGAAGACACCATAATGACCTATCGGGATCAGATTTCGAAGCTGGATCCCAAACCCGGGCTAAGGATAATGCGGAACAGTGCGGCATACGTGTATCCGGATGTGACTTTGAAGCTGATCGACGGAGAGTATGTGGTTATTATTAACGATCACATTACGCCAAACATCATCATCAGTCCGCGCTATCGCAAGATGATCAACCGTGGCTACTTCGACAAGGAAACCACCTCCTATGTGCGGGAGCGGATCAATAGCGCCAAGTTCCTGATCAAATCCATCTATATGAGGATGCGCACTCTGGAACAGGTGTCGCTGTCCATCATCAAGCATCAGCACGATTTCTTTTATAATGGCAGCGGAGTAATGCAACCACTCACCTACAGTGCGATAGCGCAAGATCTGGGGAAGAGCGAATCGACCATCAGCCGTGTGGTGAAGCATAAATATGCTGAGACTCCCTACGGGGTTTTTGCATTCAAGGATTTCTTTACTTCCACGGCGGGACGGGACGATAACTACGAGAGCATCTCCAGGCACAAGGTAAAGAATTGCATTATCCGTCTGGTGGATTCCGAAGACAAGAAAAAGCCGCTTTCGGACAGGGCTTTGGTGGAAATCCTAAAAGGGGAAGGACTGAATATCTCGCGCCGCATCATCGCCAAGTATCGTGATGAGATGGGTATCTTGAACAGTAGATTAAGAAGAAAATAG
- the lptB gene encoding LPS export ABC transporter ATP-binding protein, with translation MELNTIKAQNLVKVYGKRTVVNDLSLEIHQGEVVGILGPNGAGKTTTFYMIIGLAKPNGGKVLLNDADITHKAMYKRARMGMGYLAQAPSIFAKLSVEDNVMAILETLNLSRKERKQRLGEALEELNLSKLAKQKAYTLSGGERRKLEITRALVTNPAFIFMDEPFAGVDPIAVADIQDIIGKLREKNIGVMITDHNVIETLKIVNRAYIIYEGKIIVSGSSMELINDEDAKRLYLGERFTMSPFEQRL, from the coding sequence ATGGAATTGAATACTATAAAAGCACAGAATCTCGTGAAGGTATACGGCAAACGCACTGTGGTGAACGATCTCAGTCTGGAAATCCATCAGGGTGAGGTTGTGGGCATCCTGGGGCCGAACGGAGCCGGAAAGACCACCACATTTTATATGATAATCGGACTGGCAAAGCCCAATGGCGGCAAAGTATTGCTAAACGATGCGGACATCACTCACAAAGCCATGTACAAGCGTGCCCGGATGGGGATGGGTTATCTGGCTCAGGCGCCTTCGATCTTTGCCAAGCTGAGTGTGGAAGACAATGTGATGGCGATTCTGGAAACCCTGAACTTGTCCCGTAAGGAACGCAAGCAACGCCTGGGAGAGGCTTTGGAGGAGCTGAACCTCAGCAAACTGGCAAAGCAGAAAGCCTATACTCTCTCTGGGGGCGAGCGGCGAAAGCTGGAGATCACCAGAGCCTTGGTAACAAATCCAGCTTTCATCTTCATGGACGAGCCTTTTGCGGGAGTAGATCCCATTGCAGTAGCAGATATTCAGGATATCATCGGAAAACTGAGAGAAAAAAACATCGGAGTGATGATTACCGATCATAATGTAATTGAGACTTTGAAAATAGTGAACCGTGCTTATATTATCTACGAAGGTAAGATCATCGTATCGGGATCATCGATGGAATTGATCAACGATGAAGATGCAAAAAGACTGTATCTGGGAGAAAGGTTTACAATGAGCCCTTTTGAGCAACGACTATGA
- a CDS encoding OstA-like protein, producing the protein MKKILWIGSLLLVLLSLSADETERQKFKLIHADRMYMSNVETAQILDLTGNVHFFYGDTEFRGNRALILDTQKIARLTGNVVVQNDSLHLVADSLAYYRIPQVLNLGGRVKLTQRTKDGFVRHMEGDHAIYDQGKDTFTVWSRVRAYDQKENANAKCGYGFWDRPNGYAFLIEEPEVVTGVEDTLIIKADKMELYEEEGKLIATFNVRTDSKDYHATSDFLIYFSEEEKAVFLGEPKFENNFATAEAIEFQVYFKEQELTQVVLVDSCLVQFAAEENEERNNWVRAQDIVLNFAEGRILDFSADARVSYYFLQEEGEKQDFFINAADGDRLKAKFDEDNKLRLMDMGGNIRGTYRFKNDS; encoded by the coding sequence ATGAAGAAGATTTTGTGGATTGGTAGTCTGCTGTTGGTGTTGCTCTCTCTAAGCGCAGATGAGACAGAGCGGCAGAAATTCAAGCTGATCCATGCCGACCGCATGTATATGAGCAATGTGGAAACGGCGCAGATACTGGACCTCACGGGGAATGTTCATTTCTTTTATGGAGACACCGAGTTTAGGGGCAACAGGGCTTTGATCCTGGACACACAGAAGATTGCGCGGCTAACCGGCAATGTGGTGGTGCAAAACGATTCTCTGCATCTGGTGGCAGATTCTCTGGCTTACTATCGCATTCCGCAGGTATTGAACCTGGGGGGCAGGGTAAAGCTTACACAACGCACAAAAGACGGATTTGTGCGCCATATGGAGGGGGATCATGCCATCTACGACCAGGGGAAAGACACTTTCACGGTGTGGAGCCGTGTAAGGGCTTACGATCAGAAGGAAAATGCCAATGCAAAGTGTGGTTATGGATTTTGGGATCGTCCCAATGGCTATGCTTTCCTGATTGAAGAGCCGGAAGTGGTTACCGGGGTGGAGGATACTCTTATCATCAAAGCGGATAAAATGGAGCTTTACGAGGAGGAGGGCAAGTTGATCGCCACCTTCAATGTACGCACGGATAGCAAGGATTATCATGCCACCAGCGACTTTCTGATCTACTTTTCGGAGGAAGAGAAGGCGGTGTTTCTGGGAGAGCCAAAGTTTGAGAACAACTTCGCCACAGCGGAGGCCATCGAATTTCAGGTTTATTTCAAGGAGCAGGAGCTGACGCAGGTGGTTCTGGTGGATTCGTGTCTGGTGCAATTTGCTGCTGAAGAGAATGAGGAGCGCAACAACTGGGTGAGAGCGCAGGATATAGTGCTGAACTTTGCCGAGGGTAGGATACTGGATTTTAGCGCAGATGCCCGGGTATCGTATTACTTTCTTCAGGAAGAAGGCGAGAAGCAGGATTTTTTTATCAACGCTGCAGACGGGGATAGGCTGAAAGCTAAGTTTGATGAAGACAACAAGCTAAGGCTGATGGACATGGGAGGGAATATTCGGGGGACATACAGATTCAAGAATGATTCTTGA
- the lptC gene encoding LPS export ABC transporter periplasmic protein LptC: MMRRGFKALKLIYPLLLLVIICSCSEESLNQKIPVLEQGVADEYSEGVQLAEYRNERLDYIIEAKSMERFTDRRMLYGYIVTLTSYDKEGQVSSVIKADTTVVDDARNVVIASGSVSFKTKDGDIKTQKMYWDRNVDEIIVPTQLTLTRMGDALRGENLRTNTKLSFAEMNTVTAEGYFDEEDFVDW, from the coding sequence ATGATGAGAAGAGGCTTCAAAGCGCTGAAGCTGATTTATCCGCTCTTGCTTCTAGTTATCATCTGCTCGTGTTCAGAGGAGAGCCTGAATCAGAAAATTCCGGTATTGGAGCAGGGTGTGGCGGATGAGTATTCCGAGGGAGTACAGCTGGCGGAATATCGCAATGAACGCCTGGATTATATTATAGAAGCCAAAAGTATGGAGCGTTTTACGGATCGCCGAATGCTGTATGGATACATAGTAACCCTTACTTCCTATGACAAGGAAGGGCAGGTGAGCTCCGTGATCAAGGCGGATACCACCGTCGTGGACGATGCGCGGAATGTGGTGATTGCCAGCGGTAGCGTGAGTTTCAAGACCAAAGACGGGGACATCAAGACACAAAAGATGTATTGGGATCGCAATGTGGACGAGATCATTGTGCCCACTCAACTTACGCTGACGCGGATGGGGGACGCACTAAGGGGCGAAAACCTGCGCACAAATACCAAATTGAGCTTTGCGGAGATGAACACCGTGACTGCCGAAGGTTATTTTGATGAAGAAGATTTTGTGGATTGGTAG
- a CDS encoding HAD hydrolase family protein, whose amino-acid sequence MNPMMRPNKRPVPWGEIKLLILDCDGVLTNGKIIYGSDGQDIKQFNAADGMGLILIREISTRVAVVSGRSSEALQRRCQDLKIEHLYQGIDNKLECVTKLLEELGLTFDNVIYMGDDWNDVPCIRRAALGVVPANAWPEVQKTADMVTERRGGEGAVRELINLILHKKGVYDSAIRNYLESVGCK is encoded by the coding sequence ATGAATCCAATGATGAGGCCAAACAAGCGTCCCGTTCCCTGGGGAGAGATCAAGCTCCTGATTTTGGATTGTGATGGGGTATTGACAAACGGAAAGATCATATATGGTAGCGACGGCCAGGACATCAAGCAGTTCAATGCTGCGGATGGAATGGGCTTGATTCTGATAAGGGAAATCAGCACCCGCGTGGCTGTGGTGAGCGGCAGATCGTCTGAAGCACTTCAGCGGCGATGTCAAGATCTGAAGATCGAGCATCTGTATCAGGGTATAGACAATAAACTGGAGTGTGTTACAAAGCTCTTGGAGGAGCTGGGTCTTACTTTTGACAACGTGATTTATATGGGCGACGATTGGAATGATGTTCCCTGCATTCGCAGAGCGGCTTTGGGGGTGGTACCCGCCAATGCCTGGCCGGAAGTGCAAAAGACGGCGGATATGGTTACCGAACGCCGGGGCGGAGAAGGGGCGGTACGGGAATTGATCAACCTGATCCTGCACAAAAAAGGCGTGTATGACAGTGCGATAAGGAACTATCTGGAAAGCGTGGGCTGCAAATGA
- the kdsA gene encoding 3-deoxy-8-phosphooctulonate synthase, with protein sequence MSLFENLKSARPFFVIAGPCVVESEAVMHQCAERLSQVCRRLELPLIFKSSYKKANRSSGDSYTGPGILEGLKLLHNIGRDYNLPILSDVHEVCEVASAAEVCDILQIPAFLSRQTDLIRAAALSGRIVNIKKGQFMAPEDMQSAAQKASETGNEKILLTERGSSFGYHNLVVDFRGFAIMKEFGYPIIYDLTHSLQLPSIGKRSGGNPEFAPMMAKAALATGKVDGLFIECHPDPAKGLSDASTMLALDSMENLLRDCVRICEKL encoded by the coding sequence ATGAGCCTTTTTGAAAACCTGAAGTCTGCCCGGCCTTTCTTTGTAATTGCGGGTCCCTGTGTGGTAGAGAGTGAAGCCGTGATGCACCAATGTGCGGAGCGTTTATCGCAGGTATGCCGGCGGCTGGAATTGCCCCTTATCTTCAAGTCATCTTACAAAAAGGCAAACCGCAGCAGTGGGGATTCCTATACAGGTCCCGGAATCCTGGAGGGGCTGAAACTCTTGCACAACATAGGGCGGGACTACAATCTGCCAATCTTGAGCGATGTGCATGAAGTATGTGAGGTGGCTTCCGCAGCGGAAGTATGTGACATTCTGCAGATCCCGGCATTTCTGAGCCGGCAGACGGATTTGATAAGGGCAGCGGCGCTGTCGGGACGGATCGTGAACATCAAAAAAGGGCAATTTATGGCTCCTGAGGACATGCAATCTGCAGCACAAAAGGCCAGCGAAACCGGGAATGAAAAGATACTACTTACAGAGCGCGGGAGCAGCTTTGGCTATCACAATCTGGTAGTGGACTTCCGGGGCTTTGCCATCATGAAAGAATTTGGATATCCCATCATCTACGACCTTACGCACTCTTTACAGCTGCCATCCATCGGCAAGCGCAGCGGGGGAAATCCGGAATTTGCGCCGATGATGGCAAAAGCAGCACTGGCTACCGGAAAGGTGGACGGACTCTTTATAGAGTGCCATCCCGATCCCGCCAAAGGCCTGAGTGATGCATCCACCATGTTAGCTCTGGACAGCATGGAGAACCTGCTGCGGGATTGTGTGCGCATCTGCGAAAAGCTATAG